Proteins encoded in a region of the Zea mays cultivar B73 chromosome 4, Zm-B73-REFERENCE-NAM-5.0, whole genome shotgun sequence genome:
- the LOC103653051 gene encoding putative UPF0481 protein At3g02645: MALSELQARARFVQSAAASAGVHLHFDEERWLSRVRRTLERDTAEALGAAAKVLEVPPVLRATRPEAYLPHHFALGPYHCDRPELRDMERYKLAAAKRAERLFAEGHKLDHLVQCLLQEQDKIRAPYHRFLELSDQTLAWMMAIDTCFLLDFLESYDHRHEATAGMVSSATHWIDATVRDAMMLENQIPLFLFSQALALRHPNAAADALHAVLGRFIKEVSPIKTTAELAVADVARHAHMLELLYHFLVPGFDGDDGAREPPPMVPEEFVTIDMLDPSQQQQQLPDYDKVKQACMQVSGLDVAPVRFIKKNLISRPMRVASSLPGKITRKVPLLAAVAPLVTKLMASSSTDGDAEARLKGVDLGSIISSALAQEITIPSVSTLARWGVRFAPAPEGIAGICFDAATATLRLPVVTLDGNTEVVLRNLVAYEAVAVRGPLVLARYTELMNGIVDTPKDVKILRQSGVVVNHLKSDKEAADLWNGMCRATRLCKVPRLDAAIRAVNAHRSRRAASRARKLLKKYVFRSWRILTLLAALVLLLMTATQTFCSVYPCTRSLGSVFQTPQVGGTRR; the protein is encoded by the exons ATGGCGCTGTCGGAGCTGCAGGCGCGGGCGCGGTTCGTGCAGTCGGCGGCGGCGAGCGCGGGTGTGCACCTCCACTTCGACGAGGAGCGGTGGCTGAGCCGGGTGCGGCGGACCCTGGAGCGGGACACCGCCgaggcgctgggcgcggcggcgaAGGTGCTGGAAGTGCCGCCGGTGCTGCGGGCGACGCGGCCCGAGGC ctaCCTGCCGCATCACTTTGCGCTGGGGCCCTACCACTGCGACCGCCCCGAGCTCAGAGACATGGAGCGCTACAAGCTTGCGGCCGCCAAGCGCGCCGAGAGGCTCTTCGCCGAGGGCCACAAGCTGGACCACCTCGTCCAGTGCCTGCTCCAGGAACAGGACAAGATCCGGGCGCCATACCACAG GTTCCTGGAGCTGAGTGACCAGACGCTGGCGTGGATGATGGCCATCGACACGTGCTTCCTCCTCGACTTCCTCGAGAGCTACGACCACCGCCACGAGGCCACCGCCGGCATGGTGTCCTCGGCGACCCACTGGATCGACGCCACCGTGCGCGACGCCATGATGCTGGAGAACCAGATCCCGCTCTTCCTCTTCTCCCAGGCCCTGGCGCTCCGCCACCCCAATGCCGCCGCCGACGCGCTGCACGCCGTGCTCGGCCGCTTCATCAAGGAGGTGTCTCCCATCAAGACCACCGCCGAGCTGGCCGTCGCCGACGTCGCCAGGCACGCGCACATGCTCGAGCTCCTCTACCACTTCCTCGTCCCCGGTTTCGACGGGGACGATGGCGCCCGGGAGCCGCCGCCGATGGTGCCCGAGGAGTTCGTCACCATCGACATGCTCGACCcgtcgcagcagcagcagcagctgcccgaCTACGACAAGGTGAAGCAGGCGTGCATGCAGGTGTCCGGCCTCGACGTGGCGCCCGTCCggttcatcaagaagaacctCATCTCCCGGCCGATGCGCGTGGCATCGAGCCTCCCGGGGAAGATCACACGCAAGGTGCCGCTGCTGGCCGCAGTGGCGCCGCTGGTGACCAAGCTGATGGCGTCATCGTCCACTGACGGCGACGCGGAGGCGCGGCTCAAGGGCGTCGACCTGGGGAGCATCATCAGCTCGGCGCTGGCGCAGGAGATCACGATCCCGTCGGTGTCCACTCTGGCGCGCTGGGGCGTCCGGTTCGCGCCGGCGCCCGAGGGCATCGCGGGGATCTGCTTCGACGCCGCGACGGCCACGCTGCGCCTGCCCGTCGTCACGCTGGACGGCAACACGGAGGTGGTCCTGCGCAACCTGGTGGCCTACGAGGCGGTGGCCGTGCGCGGGCCCCTGGTGCTGGCGCGCTACACGGAGCTGATGAACGGCATCGTCGACACGCCCAAGGACGTGAAGATCCTGCGGCAGAGCGGCGTGGTGGTCAACCATCTCAAGAGCGACAAGGAGGCCGCCGACCTGTGGAACGGGATGTGCCGGGCGACGCGGCTCTGCAAGGTGCCCCGGCTAGACGCCGCGATACGGGCGGTCAACGCGCACCGGAGCCGGCGGGCGGCGTCGCGGGCGCGGAAACTGCTCAAGAAGTACGTGTTCCGGTCGTGGCGGATCCTGACGCTGCTCGCCGCTCTCGTGCTGCTGCTCATGACGGCGACGCAGACCTTCTGCTCCGTGTACCCCTGTACCCGATCTTTAGGATCTGTGTTCCAGACCCCGCAAGTCGGAGGAACCCGCAGGTGA